Proteins encoded by one window of Nitrospiria bacterium:
- a CDS encoding type II toxin-antitoxin system RelE/ParE family toxin, whose amino-acid sequence MIKSFASKETEKIFNREFSRKLPPAIQRIAMRKLWMLHAAKDLRELTIPPSNQLEALGGDRKGQHSIRINQQWRVCFKWVKGAAEGVEIVDYH is encoded by the coding sequence GTGATTAAATCCTTTGCTTCCAAAGAGACGGAGAAGATATTTAATCGCGAGTTTTCCAGAAAGCTTCCGCCGGCAATTCAGCGGATCGCAATGCGGAAGCTATGGATGCTGCATGCGGCGAAGGATCTGCGGGAATTAACGATCCCGCCTTCGAATCAATTGGAGGCGTTGGGCGGAGATCGGAAGGGCCAGCACAGCATCCGCATTAATCAGCAATGGCGTGTCTGTTTCAAATGGGTCAAAGGGGCCGCCGAAGGAGTGGAGATCGTTGATTATCATTAG